From a single Chloroflexia bacterium SDU3-3 genomic region:
- a CDS encoding arginase family protein yields MADRQIAILDAPSNLGLRPPLPGAVPGCYKMPWALRDRGLLASLGARDAGALVPPRYRAEWQPGEGDRNAEAIASFSLALADRVGAIIDGGQFALVLGGECSILVGNALALQRRGRYGLVYMDAHSDFRHPDNDVAIGAAGGEALAIMTGRGDQRLVNLDGQGPYIRERDMVAVGFRPEDDCRDELAALGILGINSDELLLRGTEDVARQITERVTAETQGFWVHLDWDVVDSSEMSAVDCPEPGGPSFQQVAALLGALVASPACVGLELTIYDPDLDPTGQQADAIVACLRQAFASFLA; encoded by the coding sequence ATGGCAGATCGCCAGATCGCGATCTTGGACGCGCCATCCAACCTTGGCCTGCGCCCGCCGCTGCCTGGCGCGGTGCCGGGCTGCTACAAGATGCCCTGGGCGCTGCGCGACCGCGGGCTGCTGGCCAGCCTGGGCGCGCGCGACGCGGGCGCGCTGGTGCCGCCGCGCTACCGCGCCGAGTGGCAGCCCGGCGAGGGCGACCGCAACGCCGAGGCGATCGCCAGCTTCTCGCTGGCGCTGGCCGACCGCGTGGGCGCAATCATCGACGGCGGGCAGTTCGCGCTGGTGCTGGGCGGCGAGTGCAGCATCCTGGTGGGCAACGCGCTGGCGCTCCAGCGGCGCGGGCGCTACGGACTGGTGTACATGGATGCCCACAGCGACTTCCGCCACCCCGATAACGATGTGGCCATCGGCGCGGCGGGCGGCGAGGCACTGGCGATCATGACCGGGCGCGGCGACCAGCGGCTGGTCAACCTCGACGGGCAGGGGCCGTACATCCGCGAGCGCGACATGGTGGCTGTGGGCTTCCGCCCCGAGGACGACTGCCGCGACGAGCTGGCCGCGCTGGGTATCCTGGGCATCAACAGCGACGAGCTGCTGCTGCGCGGGACGGAGGATGTGGCGCGGCAGATCACCGAGCGCGTGACCGCCGAGACCCAAGGGTTCTGGGTGCACCTCGACTGGGATGTGGTCGACTCCAGCGAGATGTCGGCGGTGGACTGCCCCGAGCCGGGCGGGCCGTCGTTCCAGCAGGTCGCGGCGCTGCTGGGTGCGCTGGTGGCCTCGCCCGCCTGCGTGGGGCTGGAGCTAACGATCTACGACCCCGACCTCGACCCGACGGGCCAGCAGGCCGACGCGATCGTGGCCTGCCTGCGCCAGGCCTTCGCTTCTTTTCTTGCATAG
- the cbiQ gene encoding cobalt ECF transporter T component CbiQ yields the protein MNLLYLDRYEQRRSRIHQLTPQVKIAATVAFILSNSLLPDGAWLALLLSWGGLLACNRLAGVGYGYTLRRSFVALPFALAALSVIVALPGRPLLAFALGPWHMVATDAGLVRFASIVARSWLSVQMAILLAATTSFPDLTHGLRHLRMPPLLVEIVSFMYRYLAVLLDEAARLMRARDSRSARLPGVRGGGSLGWRASTAGHMAGQLFLRSYERSDRVYNAMLARGFQGEFRTISEHAMRRADWLALAALLASIALIQIIGRIA from the coding sequence ATGAATCTTCTCTACCTTGACCGCTACGAGCAGCGCCGCAGCCGCATCCACCAGCTGACGCCGCAGGTAAAGATCGCCGCCACCGTCGCCTTTATCCTCTCCAACAGCCTGCTGCCTGACGGCGCGTGGCTGGCGCTGCTGCTCTCGTGGGGCGGGCTGCTGGCCTGCAACCGGCTGGCCGGGGTGGGCTACGGCTACACGCTGCGCCGCTCGTTCGTGGCGCTGCCCTTCGCGCTGGCCGCGCTCTCGGTGATCGTGGCGCTGCCGGGGCGGCCTCTGCTGGCCTTCGCGCTGGGGCCGTGGCACATGGTGGCCACCGACGCCGGGCTGGTGCGCTTCGCCAGCATCGTGGCGCGCAGCTGGCTCTCGGTGCAGATGGCCATCCTGCTGGCGGCCACCACTAGCTTCCCCGACCTGACCCACGGCCTGCGCCACCTGCGCATGCCGCCGCTGCTGGTCGAGATCGTCTCGTTCATGTACCGCTACCTAGCCGTGCTGCTGGATGAGGCGGCGCGGCTGATGCGCGCCCGCGACTCACGCAGCGCGCGGCTGCCCGGGGTGCGCGGCGGCGGCTCGCTGGGGTGGCGGGCATCCACCGCCGGGCATATGGCCGGGCAGCTGTTCCTGCGCAGCTACGAGCGCAGCGACCGCGTGTACAACGCCATGCTCGCCCGAGGCTTCCAGGGCGAGTTCCGCACCATCAGCGAGCACGCCATGCGCCGCGCCGACTGGCTGGCCCTGGCCGCGCTGCTGGCCTCCATCGCACTTATTCAGATCATAGGCCGAATAGCATGA
- a CDS encoding ABC transporter ATP-binding protein has protein sequence MTSPHTGAADVLRVADLRFSYPDGREALRGVNLGIARGEKVALVGPNGAGKSTLILHLNGILQGAGAVQIAGMTLARETLPQARAKVGLVFQNPDDQLFSPTVHEDVAFGPLHMGLPPQEIRARVARALGMVGMAAYAERASYHLSVGEKKRIAIATVLAMDPEILVLDEPSAGLDPRARRGLINLLRELPLTMLVSTHDMLMVRELFPRMVVMDEGAVVADGATEALLRDTALLERHGLESPYL, from the coding sequence ATGACATCACCACATACGGGCGCGGCGGATGTGCTGCGCGTGGCCGACCTGCGCTTCAGCTACCCCGACGGGCGCGAGGCGCTGCGCGGCGTAAACCTGGGCATCGCGCGGGGCGAGAAGGTTGCCCTGGTGGGGCCGAACGGGGCGGGCAAGAGCACGCTCATCCTGCACCTGAATGGCATCCTGCAGGGCGCGGGGGCGGTGCAGATCGCCGGTATGACGCTGGCCCGCGAGACGCTGCCGCAGGCTCGGGCCAAGGTCGGGCTGGTGTTTCAGAACCCCGACGACCAGCTGTTCTCGCCCACGGTGCACGAGGATGTGGCCTTTGGGCCGCTGCACATGGGCCTGCCGCCGCAGGAGATCCGCGCCAGGGTGGCGCGGGCGCTGGGCATGGTGGGCATGGCGGCCTACGCCGAGCGCGCATCCTACCACCTGAGCGTGGGCGAGAAGAAGCGCATCGCCATCGCCACCGTGCTGGCCATGGACCCCGAGATCCTGGTGCTGGATGAGCCTTCCGCCGGGCTAGACCCGCGCGCGCGACGCGGCCTGATCAACCTGCTGCGCGAGCTGCCGCTGACCATGCTGGTCTCCACCCACGACATGCTGATGGTGCGCGAGCTGTTCCCACGCATGGTGGTGATGGACGAGGGCGCGGTGGTGGCCGACGGCGCGACCGAGGCGCTGCTACGCGATACGGCCCTACTTGAGCGACACGGGCTGGAGTCACCATACCTCTGA
- the ureC gene encoding urease subunit alpha encodes MAKIPRSQYAALYGPTTGDRVHLADTNLLLGIERDLLTYGDEVVFGGGKTIRDGMAQRSNITSRAGSLDLVITNVIVCDPVLGVLKADIGVKGGRIVAIGKAGNPDTMDGVHPQMVIGPGTEVIAGEHLIATPGAIDTHIHMICPQQVYEALSNGVTTMIGGGTGPADGTNATTCTPGPWNIARMLEAAEALPVNWGVLGKGNASTPEALREQVEAGACGLKDHEDWGTTPAVIDASLKVADEYDVQVAIHTDTLNEAGFVEDTISAIGGRTIHTYHTEGAGGGHAPDIIKIAALPNILPSSTNPTRPYTVNTLAEHLDMLIVCHHLNPSIAEDVAFAESRIRAETIAAEDVLHDLGVISMYSSDSQAMGRVGEVVTRAFQTAHKMKAQRGPLPGDGESDNERILRYLAKLTINPALAHGIAHEVGSLEPGKLADIVLWDTAYFGAKPKMIIKGGMISWAAMGDPNASIPTPQPVLYRPMFGALGRALGQTCVNFVSQASIDLGVPERLGLQRRSVAVRGCRSVGKANMVRNAAMPRIDVDPETYEVRVDGELATCEPAERLPLSQLFYIV; translated from the coding sequence ATGGCAAAGATACCCCGCAGCCAGTACGCCGCGCTCTATGGCCCCACCACCGGCGACCGCGTGCACCTGGCCGACACCAACCTGCTGCTCGGCATCGAGCGCGACCTGCTGACCTATGGCGATGAGGTTGTGTTCGGCGGCGGCAAGACCATTCGCGACGGCATGGCCCAGCGCTCGAACATCACCAGCCGGGCTGGGTCGCTGGATCTGGTGATCACCAACGTGATCGTGTGCGACCCCGTGCTGGGCGTGCTGAAGGCCGACATCGGCGTGAAGGGCGGGCGGATCGTGGCCATCGGCAAGGCCGGCAACCCCGACACCATGGACGGCGTGCACCCGCAGATGGTGATCGGCCCGGGCACCGAGGTGATCGCGGGCGAGCACCTGATCGCCACGCCGGGGGCGATCGACACCCACATCCACATGATCTGCCCGCAGCAGGTCTACGAGGCGCTCTCCAACGGCGTGACGACCATGATCGGCGGCGGCACCGGCCCGGCGGATGGCACCAACGCCACCACCTGCACCCCCGGCCCCTGGAACATCGCCCGCATGCTGGAGGCGGCGGAGGCGCTGCCGGTGAACTGGGGCGTGTTGGGCAAGGGCAACGCATCCACGCCCGAGGCCCTGCGCGAGCAGGTGGAGGCCGGGGCCTGCGGCCTGAAGGACCACGAGGACTGGGGCACCACCCCGGCGGTGATCGACGCCTCGCTGAAGGTGGCCGACGAGTACGATGTGCAGGTGGCCATCCACACCGACACCCTGAACGAGGCCGGGTTTGTGGAGGACACGATCAGCGCGATCGGCGGGCGCACCATCCACACCTACCACACCGAGGGCGCAGGCGGCGGGCACGCGCCCGACATCATCAAGATTGCCGCGCTGCCCAACATCCTGCCCTCCTCCACCAACCCCACGCGGCCCTACACCGTGAATACCCTGGCCGAGCACCTAGACATGCTGATCGTCTGCCACCACCTGAACCCCAGCATCGCCGAGGATGTGGCCTTCGCCGAGAGCCGCATCCGCGCCGAGACGATCGCCGCCGAGGATGTGCTGCACGACCTGGGCGTGATCTCCATGTACTCATCCGACTCGCAGGCCATGGGCCGCGTGGGCGAGGTGGTGACGCGCGCCTTCCAGACCGCCCACAAGATGAAGGCCCAGCGCGGCCCGCTGCCCGGCGACGGCGAGAGCGACAACGAGCGCATCCTGCGCTACCTGGCCAAGCTCACCATCAACCCGGCGCTGGCCCACGGCATCGCGCACGAGGTGGGCAGCCTGGAGCCGGGCAAGCTGGCCGACATCGTGCTGTGGGACACGGCCTATTTCGGGGCCAAGCCCAAGATGATCATCAAGGGCGGCATGATTAGCTGGGCGGCCATGGGCGACCCCAACGCATCCATCCCCACGCCCCAGCCGGTGCTCTACCGACCCATGTTCGGCGCGCTGGGCCGCGCGCTGGGGCAGACATGTGTGAACTTCGTGTCGCAGGCCTCGATCGACCTGGGCGTGCCCGAGCGGCTGGGGCTGCAGCGCCGCAGCGTGGCGGTGCGCGGCTGCCGCAGCGTGGGCAAGGCGAATATGGTGCGCAACGCCGCCATGCCCCGGATCGATGTTGACCCCGAGACCTACGAGGTGCGCGTAGATGGCGAGCTAGCCACCTGCGAGCCTGCCGAGCGCCTGCCACTGTCGCAGCTGTTCTACATTGTCTAG